ttatttacatacatatttgcaagttgaagtgatttgaacccacctagttttactatgtttttaataaagtttgacttgaaagttttgactccaaataaatgtttatgaaagcaatatccatgatcaaaaagggagtcttatgaaatgatatgaatgatggattctttatgcaataaggacaattcttgcatatttgaattatcaaatgttttaatgagttattctaccgaatatgatgtttgaattctcaagttatatgctatgaatattttgaagtattaaactattccgtgggattgacttagcaccgaatgaggcattgaggtgggattcggtaagggaatcctagtagcaaccccttgtctcattaactatgtgccaacataggagcccttgtaggcttaggctaatggatccataaatagcccttaaagataaagttaaagaaatgaatgaagttgacggagttctacttggcaagtagtctccccggccaacgtagggggttatgttggattccatgtaatagctcgcatggtcttaaatgtcggttatggttaatttcccacaaaatgaatgttttaaaggatatatatatgatttattatgcatacattaaattatgttccatattacataaatgttttaatgttttctcaatgttcatgcatccttatatacttagtacattcaaagtactaacgcatactcttttgcctacatgatatcaccatgtagggatcagtgctcctcctcattctcctccacgtggctagttgatattccattgaagactacttttggtgagttcccatgttccgggaacaatactcctttatctttctagtttatgatatgttaagatattttactatggaatttcttctattatgattgagggtgatctagggacttgtcttagccccgttaaatctaatagttagaggtattgttggacatatgtaagttgaagatttattatgatttccgcttgtttatttatcatcattacctatgaaagtctaaaagaatgctaagaggcttgtttggggtactttcgggttcctcattcgccatgtcacgtctaggccctaggcttggatcgtgacaacatgatgggtgaatggacccacatatatcaccctgtatattGGGGATTCAATGcccactttgattactgatggtatagtaattaatttgccttgagaacatgcagcacaagagaattctttaaattgaagaattttttggttcttcaaagagtgtccatgtgaactctcaattattttgcgcatcatattaaAATCGGGATGGCCCAACTGGTCATGCCAGATAATACAATTATTTGAGTGAGTAAACTTTTGGTTTATTGTGGCACGTGTTTCAATCATGCTGATACTTATGAAGTATAAGCCGGATGAAAGAGCGgtaacttttcaagtataatttttttgccCGACATTGTagtaatgtaaagatattcatttttttcatcatttgtagtctcaatatgataaccattttgacgaatatctttgaaacttaataaatttctttgagacttactaaaATATAATGTTTCATTAATTGTTCAATTTGTTCCTCTAGTaagtacaactttagcttttctggatccttcaattaatcttgtactaccagatattgtattaatattatcatctttcataatcaaataagagaaatatttcttatctcttaaaatagtgtaTGTTATGTcactatcaataagacacatatcatcataattgattttggatTCAACTGATGACTGGagaatttccatattcttcataaataaaAGATACATTGTAAGAACATGAAGTACTAACAACATAAAAACTTTAAGAAATTGTACTGTCCTAAGAAACATTTTTACGAAGTACACcataatatcaaacataataaGAAAACAGTAACTATTTTTATAAGATTTATCCCCAGTTAGATGATTAATTTCTCAGTCAATATTCATAAAATcttcagtttccaaatgagtaatatttggtagatctccaaaatcatcatctttataaTCAAGATTTGcctcaatattttcatgtttatttgAGAGGGTTGCTTCATCATCATTTCGAAAATTCAAATATGCCTCCAcattattatctcttcttttgagagaggcttgataaagtttcacaaaataATCGGGCGTACGACATTCACGTGCCCAATGACTATTCATACCACACCGGTGGCAAATATTAGATTTACCTATGGaataattattttgaggaactttattgttctcatgtttatttTCATCATGATGACGATAATTGTTTCATCCTCTACCACATCCTCGTCCACGTCCACGGCCACGGTCgcgataattattttgtctCGATTCAAACTGATTATGCACTGCTACAACATTCGCTTCAAGGAATGGAGCAGACctagtgggacgggcttcatgatttttcatcagcaaagtattattttgctcaGCCACAAGTAGACATGTTATTAATTTAGAATACTTCTTAAATCCTTTTTCACGCTATTGTTGTTGTATCAACACATTTGAAGCGTGaaaagtgaaaagagtttcctcaagtaagtcatcatcagtgatagaatctccacataattttaacatggaacTTATCTTGTGGATAGTAGAATTCTACTCTatcacagttttaaaatcttaaaaatGAAGGTGTATCCAGTCATATCGGGCTTTTGGTAACACCgtaaatttcaagtgatgataccgatccttcaaattagttcataattcaagagggtctttaacagttaaatattcagtttttaatccttcatgaatatgatgacggAGAAAAATCACGGTCTTTGCTTTATCTTGGCTTGATGcattattatcttgtttaatagtatcaccaagacctttagtgtcaaggtgaatttcagcatcaaagatccatgataaataattttttccagaaatgtcaagtgccacaaattcaagttttgataaatttgacatgataaaactgagatagaaattagtttagaaataataaagacaactaaaaataaaaaatttcagtagatatacctgCTTTAGGAGTTAATATATCTGAAGAAAATTAGAACTTCGTGCTGATAAAGTGTTatgaaaataaactaaatttagcaaaataaggcgaagagaataagagagaagaAGGAAAAACATAGTAGAAAAAATTATTGCCGTGTATGTATTGCTATATTTCTGTGCGTCGAAATAAATTGTAAGAAAATGACAatttataaccaaaaaaaagggtaagttttGCAAATTGTCTAGTGAGCCCCACCTCATCAATTTGGTGGTGGGTCCCACTACTATGACATCCACTTACTTTTCTTTAACATTGTTTAGTTTATAGAAAGACTCTAATATTTGATTTAATAGAATATTCAACTTCTTAGTTTTAGAAAGAGTCTAATACTTGGTAAGAGTTGTCTACTAGTTTGTTTATgtgcctatataaaggcttatgattaataaaatttatgtggaaaaaaatatgcattCATATTTTCTACTCGCACCtctccaaaaaatataatacCAAGTTACCAACCACATCTATAAATTTAACTGTATTATTTTAAGGTAATCACCAATCAAGGAGAATACATAAACAAAGAATATAAAtctttattaatgaaaaatatttcaacaaaTACATTAATAGCATCTGTCATATTAGAaactaatagtatatatataactttaataCATTATTTTCTACTTATTAGACTAATAAGAATAGATCTATGAATACAGGTAATTAATACAAATGATAACCTTGATCTGAGCTATCAACATCTGAGTTGCTACTACCTTCATGACTATCTTTCTTCACCACTTTCATTTCTTCAACTCTACTTATATTACTCTTAGGACTTTCCTCTTTCATCTTCTTATGAtgttcctctcttttttttctccaatCACTCTTCCTTTTCCATTGTCTCACTAACAAAATCCCCAAACTTAGAAACACAACCATAGTGCATCCTCCCCCTATGATCATAACTTCACTTAGCACCCAATGAGCCCCCTTTCCTTGTGGCAATATTGACCATATTGCAGCTATATAAGCTGATGACATAAAAATTGTAGAAATCCACATTACTTTGTGTGTTGCCACCATTAATTTCATCATTGTTTTTCTCTTGAATGGGACAACACTAACAAGGACATTAACAATTCCAAGAGAGAGAAAAAGTGCCACAATGTTGCATACCAAAAATACCTTAAAGGCTGATGTTTTACCCAATAGAGCTTTTCCAGTTTGTTGATTAAATCCCCCTGGAGGATTAATACCAGCAGCAAATGTCACAGTTGCTATTAGAACTGCAACAACTGTTAACGTTTTTCTTGCATTTCTTAGACCTTCACTTTGGAGCTTGATTTTTTTTGTCCTAGTAGCGCGATGATTATTGATGTGCTTCCTTTGATGATGGTTATTATAATACGAATGTTGAGATGATGAGGACGGAGACTGAAAACTAGTAGTTTTTCTTCTTGTCCATGATGATCCCAAAATTGGTGATACAACTACCTGCTGGATGTCTTGAAAATTTGGTGGTAATTGATCACATCTTTTGGCACCAGCTTCTTGTAATGCTGGAATGATTGCAAGAGCACCAGAGTTACTTGCATCTGCTTCTACTACATCTAATGCTGTATATCCTTTTTGGTTCAAAGCATTTACTTCAACCCCAAGCTTAAGTAGATAAACAATCATCTGAAGAGAGAATTAACAAGTCATGTATACTTAGTTTTGAGCTTTTTATATACAACTAGTGCAACTCTGTTTTGCAATCCAGGAAACTAATTTCATTAATCATGAATAATTATTAAGTTAAAAGGGAAAATACTCAAAGATGTCATTCGTTAATAGTTGTGTTCACTTATGTCATCATCGTGACCCAAAGTGCCCATTCATGCCATTCTCTATTAAAGGCTGACATATCTGCTTCTCCGATTAAGTGATCACGTCAATAACTTTACACCCACCAAATTAAACTGACCCATCCACATTCCTCTTAACTCAAATATTGTACCCGATCCACTACCCTTCAACCCAATTAGTTTCTAATATGACAGAAGGTTATTATTTCttctgtttcaatttatgtgtcacaattttaattttgaaagtttACTTTTTTAAGTTTTAACCGCAAATTCAAACATTACATATAACCACAAAAACGTAAAGAAGTCTTTTCTTAAATTCTATGTGTCCAATCAAACacatttacataaaaataaaacgaCCACgagttaataaaagaatattAACCTAGAAAATGGTAAAGAAAACTTACAGTGGTGAGTTTCCTAACAGTAGCCAAATGTAGAATGGTGTTTCCATCAGTATCTTGAACATTCATGAGATTTGAAACATCAAGTGACTCCATCAAGAACTTGAGGACTTCAAAGTGATTGTTCTTGACAGCCAAATGAAGAATTGTCTCACCATGTTTTGTAATCATTTCAGCAGATTCAAGAGTCACTGAGAGTATCTCAGCAATAATGTTCACTCTTCCTTTAATGACTGCCGAATGAAGTGGAGTTCTGCCTTCATTATCTTGTAAACTAGAAAGATCCATATCCATCTTTAGCAATTCTCTTGTTATATCTAAGTGCCCTTTGCTGCATGCTATATGTAATGGACTGCAACCATTCATCAACACATCCTTTTTCCAAGCAAAATCGGGTCGAACTTTAACCAATTCCTTCACTACTTCTGCAATCAATTgttttttttgacaaaataaGGATCACTAGGGGTGTGTTTTGTACCAATGAAAATGTTTTTTGTCCAAATGTCTTTTCGCTGCTATAGCAACATGttgttataaaaaatatatgatataacataatatgaaaaatagtttaaaagaaaaCCTGATTGTTTAAGTGAAATGTAATTATATAGAATGTCTGTTATAAAAAGATCTATTGTACTCTTTCTATCCCTTTTTGATTATCTTGTTTTTCTCTTTCACGTCCCTTTAAAAATCACaagtaagaaatattttttaactaaTTTACCCATATCTCTATTTAATAGATACAAACTTTAGTTATATGGCTTATGCTATGTAATCAAATATTATTTGCTTTCGAAAGAACAATTACTCTCAAGGGGGAAATGGAAAAAGTATTCgttctaattttttaaaatgacacTTATTTTCTATATTGACATTTTTAATaatcatgacaactaaaaaaggatatagaaagtatttagataattttcaaaattacatTACCCTCAAACAGTGTTTTAAAAGGCATGGTCAAGAGATAAAGAGTAAGCATCGAGGCACTGAGTGTAAGCTTTGTgaacataaatttttaatatttatgaatttgtataataaaaaatataaaactatatagtaattttaataaaatataaaatatacagaaatatatacaaaactgtttcatctttaaaaattaatcaaaatcaACAATTGACTATATAAAATAATCAACTGCTTATCTCAAAAACCTAATGatgcttatttttttaaaaaaaatgagtagaaattataaattaacttggaaaaaaaaagcGATGAAGGAACCTACAATCAGAAGCATCAAATCAAAACAAGTGATGAAGAATGATgcgttttttttttgttaacgAATGAATGAAGCGTTTTTGCTTTGTAGTTTGCACATTGAGTCATTTTCCCCTTTAACCCGTGAAAGACGAAGAGAAAAGTAAAAATTAGGgctaagaataaaatatatttaagttttttctttaaatttaataaaaagttgaattttgagttttttggtattaattgaaggacttatttcgcaattataatattaattaggaGAGGCTTTTCTTGACATAAAACTAGCCCAACACCTAAATGTACGTCATAAGACTTATGTCTCACAATACTTTCACCTCCATAAATCACCATAGTGCGATTTAGTACGCTTATTCTAGTCTCACCCCAAACTCAAATAAAAAGTAATTGAACAAATTTAAAACAACACATGAATGGGCAATTAAATaacttaattaaaatttattaattctGTGAACATTCATACGTAGAATGAATAAAAATGCACATTTCTATTAATTGTAGGTTATATATGTAACTGAATATCACAAGAATCTaattaaaattatcaatattTCATAGAATAAAAGCacaaatttcccaaattatatatatatatatagaaaagaGGACTTGGCCCAGACGTAGACTTTGGCCGTCTGAACATTTGAAAATAGATACCATCCATTTAGTCTTACTTCAcggttttatttatttgatctttatattcaaataatttattttacttgtttattttaataaattaaaagacatttattattttcttttaatattactaatattattattattattaagtaATGATATAATGTAATAGTAGttgaattaaattttcaaaatataattaataagaaTAATTTAATGAAATAAGTTAAAGAAAAATGTTAAGGCAACAAAGAACAAGTAAAATGAAACTAAAAGAGTTTAACATTGTTTTGGCGGGTATTTTTAATTGGACTTTTACCGAAATGATGTCACGATTTAATTAGACAATTTTGAGTTATGAGAATAGTTAATTAAGTAGCAACGATCCAAGTTAGCACACATACATATATTACGTACTAGTTTTTCCACTATATATGGTGTCACCGttaaagaacaaaaaaattaaatttaagtaGGTAAATATACATGTCTTTACTCTTTAgttatattaaatataataataacttgAAGGCGTACATATTATCCTGTCATCCCTTGAATACATAAATCGCAATAATAATTGGAAAAAGAGATTGTCCACAAGAGTCCATGTCATATATAAAGTTAGGTATTACGAAATTATAAGAATGAGGATGTgtccaaaaattaaaatcattttttacGTGCTCTATTGGCatgttgaaaattattttctcattttggtCAGAATTTTTCTACTTTGATGGTTGTAAAACATCTTTTGTGAAAATAATATCTACTTTAATATGTCTACTACATTTGTCTATTCTATGAAACTTGCTCTTACCGACACCATTAATTAGGAGTCCAATTCCCTCTTAATTAATTACCCCACATACTCAAATCCAGCATGCCATTTATTATACAATacaataaaaaagatatttaataaacatatattttattttttagcaaAAATATTCATTACTTTCCTCTCCACTTACTCGTAACAGATTTTTCTTCTATAGAAGCTACTTCTTCTGAATGGCATAATTGTCCGACACTACATTCCTTAGGAACATTTAGTGATAATTAAATTAGTTTTATTGCATCTAGAGTTACTAAAGTCTTTAGCGACATGTAAAGGGCTGGTTATAAATAtccttattatattattatcgtTAAATATAATATAGTGGTAATTATATAATTACAGCAAAATCTTTTATTTGTCATAGTAATAAAAGAATTGATTTTAGTTCAAGAACAACTTTTATCTATGCTTATTAATTAGAGATAAGTAATAATTTTCCTAGAATAAAAGAGGGTACAATTTATATacctaaattattaattaagttGAAGAGCTAAGGCCATCATTTTTGCGATGAACTCTTTACACTATAGTCTAATTTGATAGGAAAATGGCATAACTTTgcaaaatttactattttttgtGCTCTAACGACTTTCTTAATCAAAACAAatttccttttttccttttgtttcagACTGTACATTCCTTAATCGAACCaaattttccatttattttttgCCTTGTATAATATAGTATCAGTTATCATTTTATAGTATTAGTTGTGTGAATATCAATATTAAACACGATCTCCAAGCTAGTTGCACCAAACATAATGATCTGTCAAGTTAGTAAAGATCCTGAGAAACTGAGGTTCAACTTTTAGTagagacaaaaaaaaaactactctgTACATAATTTTATTGTAATTGCGTAATTCTTGGTAATTAGAAAA
The genomic region above belongs to Solanum dulcamara chromosome 5, daSolDulc1.2, whole genome shotgun sequence and contains:
- the LOC129889316 gene encoding ankyrin repeat-containing protein At5g02620-like, with product MDRRLNEAVFRGDVEAIQKLIEEDSNIVNQTIEESLHTILHLAARFGHVELVREIVKLFPEMVSAENRDLETPLHEACREGKLEIVRILLENDPWVAYKTNLWDKSVLYVACERGRIEVVKHLLHNVNMLLMREVDMSTTSLHAAASSGHTEVVKELVKVRPDFAWKKDVLMNGCSPLHIACSKGHLDITRELLKMDMDLSSLQDNEGRTPLHSAVIKGRVNIIAEILSVTLESAEMITKHGETILHLAVKNNHFEVLKFLMESLDVSNLMNVQDTDGNTILHLATVRKLTTMIVYLLKLGVEVNALNQKGYTALDVVEADASNSGALAIIPALQEAGAKRCDQLPPNFQDIQQVVVSPILGSSWTRRKTTSFQSPSSSSQHSYYNNHHQRKHINNHRATRTKKIKLQSEGLRNARKTLTVVAVLIATVTFAAGINPPGGFNQQTGKALLGKTSAFKVFLVCNIVALFLSLGIVNVLVSVVPFKRKTMMKLMVATHKVMWISTIFMSSAYIAAIWSILPQGKGAHWVLSEVMIIGGGCTMVVFLSLGILLVRQWKRKSDWRKKREEHHKKMKEESPKSNISRVEEMKVVKKDSHEGSSNSDVDSSDQGYHLY